A single region of the Silene latifolia isolate original U9 population chromosome 8, ASM4854445v1, whole genome shotgun sequence genome encodes:
- the LOC141596476 gene encoding glucose-1-phosphate adenylyltransferase large subunit, chloroplastic/amyloplastic, whose protein sequence is MESSAAALNTSAGIREAGKKSFLGEKISQSLKSKDLKALFSKNLRFSDNNGRKINKPGVAFSVLTSDFNQNVKDSMKFEPTFFESAKADPKNVAAIILGGGAGTRLFPLTSRRAKPAVPIGGCYRLIDVPMSNCINSGIRKMFILTQFNSFSLNRHLARTYNFGDGVNHGDGFVEVLAATQTPGEAGKRWFQGTADAVRQFFWVFEDSKYKEVEHIIILSGDHLYRMDYMDFVQKHIDSNADITVSCVPMDDSRASDYGLMKIDQTGRIVHFAEKPKGSDLHAMQVDTTLLGLSEKEAMANPYIASMGVYVFRTDVLRELLDGKYPSSNDFGSEIIPSAVGEHNVQAYLFNDYWEDIGTIKSFFDANLALTEQPPKFQFYDPKTPFYTSARFLPPTKVDKCKIVDSIISHGCFIHECSIEHSIVGIRSRLESGVEFQDTMMMGADYYQTESEIASLLAEGKVPVGVGQNTKIRNCIIDKNAKIGRDVIITNKDGVDEADRPNDGFYIRSGIPVILKNATIKDGMVI, encoded by the exons ATGGAATCAAGTGCTGCAGCTTTAAACACTAGTGCTGGTATAAGAGAAGCAGGAAAGAAGAGTTTTTTAGGGGAAAAAATTAGCCAAAGTTTGAAAAGTAAAGATCTAAAAGCCTTATTTTCCAAGAATTTGAGGTTTTCTGATAATAATGGAAGAAAGATCAATAAACCTGGTGTTG CTTTCTCTGTTCTCACCTCAGATTTTAATCAAAATGTTAAAGATTCTATG AAGTTTGAGCCTACATTCTTTGAATCTGCAAAGGCAGACCCCAAAAATGTTGCTGCAATTATATTGGGGGGAGGTGCTGGAACTCGTTTGTTTCCTCTTACTAGCAGGAGGGCTAAGCCGGCG GTTCCGATAGGAGGATGTTATAGGCTCATTGATGTTCCTATGAGCAACTGTATCAATAGTGGAATAAGAAAGATGTTCATTCTTACTCAGTTTAATTCGTTTTCACTCAATCGTCATCTTGCTCGAACTTATAATTTTGGAGATGGTGTGAATCATGGTGACGGGTTTGTGGAG GTTTTGGCTGCAACTCAAACGCCTGGAGAGGCGGGAAAGAGGTGGTTCCAGGGTACTGCTGATGCAGTGAGACAGTTTTTCTGGGTATTTGAG GACTCAAAGTACAAGGAAGTGGAGCATATAATTATTTTATCTGGTGATCATCTTTACCGAATGGATTACATGGACTTTGTGCAG AAACACATTGACAGCAATGCTGATATTACAGTTTCATGTGTTCCCATGGATGACAG CCGTGCATCAGATTATGGGTTGATGAAGATTGACCAGACTGGACGGATTGTCCACTTCGCAGAGAAGCCCAAGGGGTCTGATCTGCATGCTATG CAAGTTGATACCACCCTTCTCGGGCTATCAGAGAAAGAAGCCATGGCAAACCCGTACATAGCATCAATGGGTGTGTATGTTTTCCGAACTGATGTCCTCAGGGAGCTTCTAGATGGAAAGTACCCCTCAAGCAATGATTTCGGCTCTGAGATTATTCCTTCGGCTGTTGGAGAGCACAATGTCCAG GCTTATTTGTTCAATGATTACTGGGAGGATATTGGAACCATCAAGTCTTTCTTCGATGCAAATTTAGCCCTCACAGAACAG CCTCCCAAATTTCAATTTTATGACCCAAAGACGCCCTTCTACACATCGGCCAGATTTCTGCCTCCTACTAAGGTAGATAAATGCAAG ATTGTGGATTCGATAATATCCCATGGTTGTTTTATACACGAGTGCAGCATTGAACACTCAATAGTGGGAATTCGATCTCGATTAGAGTCGGGCGTAGAGTTTCAG GATACTATGATGATGGGTGCCGATTACTATCAAACTGAATCAGAAATTGCATCTCTGCTTGCTGAGGGAAAGGTTCCCGTTGGTGTTGGACAAAACACCAAAATTAG GAATTGCATTATTGATAAGAATGCAAAAATCGGAAGAGACGTGATTATTACAAACAAGGAT GGGGTAGACGAAGCAGATAGACCAAATGACGGATTCTACATCAGGTCAGGCATCCCGGTGATATTAAAGAACGCAACCATAAAAGACGGGATGGTGATTTAA
- the LOC141596477 gene encoding mannan endo-1,4-beta-mannosidase 7-like, with protein sequence MKNRVFILILFLLTFLGEFVKGENGLFVRREGVQFKLNGKEFYRNGFNAYWLMYEASFPSERQKVTNVFQEAASYSLTIARTWAFSDGGSRPLQSSPGVYNEQMFQGLDFVISEAKKHGIKLILSLVNNYNDYGGRQQYIKWANLSKEDDFYTNPIVKGFYKNHIKNVLTRVNTITKVAYKDEPTIMAWELINEPRCSSDLSGRTFQGWVNEMASYLKSIDGNHLLEIGLEGFYGSSTPDKIKINPNSYQFGTDFIANNQIPAIDFVTVHSYPDQWLKNAPGSAQLAFLKQWVDQHIADSQNILRKPVIFAEFGKSYKVAGYTQADRDRFYRLIYDDIYSSASKGGAGSGGLFWQLLSEGMDNYRDGYEIVLKQSGFLGKLIYAESRKLSILGR encoded by the exons atgaaaaatcgGGTTTTTATATTGATATTgtttttattaacatttttagGAGAATTTGTGAAGGGAGAAAATGGATTATTTGTTAGAAGAGAAGGAGTGCAATTTAAATTAAATGGGAAAGAGTTTTATAGAAATGGTTTTAATGCATATTGGTTAATGTATGAGGCTTCTTTTCCTTCTGAGAGACAAAAAGTGACAAATGTATTTCAAGAAGCTGCAAGTTATAGCCTTACAATTGCAAGAACTTGGGCTTTTAGTGATGGTGGTTCTAGACCTCTTCAATCCTCTCCTGGAGTTTACAATGAACAAATGTTTCAA GGCCTTGATTTTGTGATATCCGAAGCTAAGAAGCATGGAATAAAGCTGATATTGAGCTTGGTGAATAATTATAATGATTATGGAGGAAGGCAACAATATATTAAGTGGGCTAATTTGTCAAAAGAAGATGACTTCTACACTAATCCCATTGTTAAGGGATTCTACAAAAATCACATTAAG AATGTACTAACAAGAGTAAACACTATAACTAAAGTGGCATACAAAGACGAGCCCACAATCATGGCTTGGGAGCTGATCAATGAACCCAGGTGTAGTTCTGACTTATCTGGTAGAACCTTCCAG GGCTGGGTTAATGAAATGGCTTCCTACTTGAAATCAATTGATGGAAACCACCTTTTGGAAATTGGGTTGGAAGGATTTTACGGCAGTTCGACACCGGATAAGATCAAAATCAACCCTAACAGTTATCAATTTGGTACCGATTTCATTGCAAACAACCAGATCCCTGCTATCGATTTTGTTACAGTCCACTCCTATCCAGATCAATG GCTCAAGAATGCACCAGGCAGCGCCCAGCTGGCATTCCTGAAGCAATGGGTGGATCAACACATAGCGGATTCTCAAAACATCCTTAGAAAACCAGTTATATTTGCAGAGTTTGGAAAATCATACAAAGTAGCAGGTTACACCCAAGCTGACAGAGATCGGTTCTATCGCCTCATCTACGATGATATCTATTCCTCTGCCAGCAAGGGTGGGGCCGGTTCGGGCGGGTTGTTCTGGCAGCTCCTATCAGAGGGAATGGACAATTACAGGGATGGGTATGAGATTGTGCTGAAACAAAGCGGGTTCCTAGGTAAACTTATTTACGCTGAGTCGCGTAAATTGTCAATTCTCGGTAGATGA
- the LOC141596479 gene encoding mannan endo-1,4-beta-mannosidase 4-like, whose protein sequence is MKNWIFILILFLLTFLGEFVKGEENGYIKREGVQFKLNGKEFYRNGFNAYWLMSEASYPSERQKVTNAFQEAANYSLTIARTWAFSDGGSRPLQSSPGIYNEEMFQGLDFVVSEANKYGIKLILSLVNNYNDYGGRQQYNKWANLSNEDDFYTNPIVKGFYKNHIKTILTRVNTITKVAYKDDPTIMAWELMNEPRCSYDLSGKTFQDWVNEMATYLKSIDPNHLLEIGLEGFYGSSTPDKIKTINPNRYQFGTDFIANNQVPAIDFVTVHSYPDQWLQNASGSAQLTFLQQWVNQHIEDSQNILQKPVIFAEFGKSYKVQGYTQADRDQFYRIIYDDVYSSASKGGAGSSGLFWQLLSEGMDNYKDGYDIVLKESGSLGKIISDESLKLSNL, encoded by the exons atgaaaaattggaTTTTTATATTAATATTGTTTTTGTTAACATTTTTAGGAGAATTTGTGAAAGGAGAAGAAAATGGATATATTAAAAGAGAAGGAGTGCAATTTAAATTAAATGGGAAGGAATTTTATAGAAATGGTTTTAATGCATATTGGTTAATGTCTGAAGCTTCTTATCCATCTGAGAGACAAAAAGTTACAAATGCATTTCAAGAAGCTGCAAATTATAGCTTAACAATTGCAAGAACTTGGGCATTTAGTGATGGAGGTTCTAGACCTCTTCAATCTTCTCCTGGAATTTACAATGAAGAAATGTTCCAA GGCCTTGATTTTGTGGTATCCGAAGCTAATAAGTATGGAATAAAGCTTATATTAAGCTTGGTGAATAATTATAATGATTATGGAGGAAGACAACAATATAATAAGTGGGCTAATTTGTCAAACGAAGATGACTTCTACACTAATCCTATTGTTAAGGGATTCTACAAAAATCATATTAAG ACAATACTAACAAGAGTGAACACTATAACTAAAGTGGCATATAAAGACGATCCAACAATTATGGCTTGGGAGCTGATGAATGAGCCGAGGTGTAGTTATGACTTATCTGGCAAAACTTTTCAG GACTGGGTTAATGAAATGGCTACCTACTTGAAATCAATTGATCCAAATCACCTCCTGGAAATTGGGCTGGAAGGATTTTACGGCAGTTCGACACCGGATAAGATCAAAACAATCAACCCTAACCGTTATCAATTTGGCACCGATTTCATTGCAAACAACCAAGTCCCTGCTATCGATTTTGTTACCGTCCACTCCTACCCTGATCAATG GCTCCAGAATGCATCAGGCAGTGCACAGCTGACATTCCTGCAGCAATGGGTGAATCAACACATAGAGGATTCTCAGAACATTCTTCAAAAACCGGTTATATTTGCAGAGTTCGGAAAATCATACAAAGTACAAGGTTATACGCAAGCTGACAGAGATCAGTTCTATCGCATCATCTACGATGATGTCTACTCGTCTGCCAGCAAGGGTGGGGCCGGCTCGAGCGGGTTGTTCTGGCAGCTCCTATCCGAGGGAATGGACAATTACAAGGATGGGTATGACATTGTATTGAAAGAAAGCGGGTCACTAGGTAAAATTATTTCTGATGAGTCGCTTAAATTGTCAAATCTCTAG